Proteins encoded by one window of Halorussus salinus:
- the phnE gene encoding phosphonate ABC transporter, permease protein PhnE yields MSNSRIDETLRALERRRRIRQLFGVGLVALVLAATYFGLNFIGFEPKELWAQVPQEIEFVKSFVPPNFVDFTIYTSQNEITGLQAIPASFRNFGQPIIESLTSDSASLVRLSMVTIILGFTGTVLGFPLALFFGVMGSEQVTPFPFNFIFRGAMSAIRAIPALVWILIYVPLAGINEVSAVLAIATDTIGNLGRLFTDELEEIEDGPIEAIRSTGASRPQVIGFGMLSQVSTSYVAWTLYILEINTRIAISLGVVGAGGIGRYIRLRQDLFKYQKAAAGIIMVFVIVISVELLSSRIRARLRPDEHESKSLLDAIKDLTDGSKWLGTGSNR; encoded by the coding sequence ATGAGTAACTCCCGAATCGACGAGACGCTGCGCGCGCTGGAGCGCCGTCGTCGGATTCGCCAACTGTTCGGCGTCGGACTCGTGGCGCTCGTCCTCGCGGCGACGTACTTCGGGCTGAACTTCATCGGCTTCGAGCCGAAGGAACTCTGGGCGCAGGTGCCCCAAGAGATAGAGTTCGTCAAGAGCTTCGTGCCGCCGAACTTCGTGGACTTCACCATCTACACCTCGCAAAACGAGATTACGGGTCTACAGGCGATTCCGGCGAGCTTCCGGAACTTCGGCCAGCCCATCATCGAGAGCCTGACCAGCGACAGCGCATCGCTGGTGCGACTCAGCATGGTGACCATCATCCTCGGGTTCACCGGCACAGTCCTCGGATTCCCGCTCGCGCTGTTCTTCGGCGTGATGGGCTCCGAGCAGGTCACGCCGTTCCCGTTCAACTTCATCTTCCGCGGCGCGATGAGCGCGATTCGGGCCATCCCGGCGCTGGTCTGGATTCTCATCTACGTGCCGCTGGCGGGCATCAACGAGGTCAGCGCGGTGCTGGCCATCGCCACCGACACCATCGGGAACCTCGGCCGCCTGTTCACCGACGAACTCGAGGAGATCGAAGACGGTCCCATCGAGGCCATCCGCTCGACCGGTGCCTCCCGGCCGCAGGTCATCGGCTTCGGGATGCTGAGTCAGGTCTCGACCTCCTACGTCGCGTGGACGCTCTACATCCTCGAAATCAACACCCGCATCGCTATCAGCCTCGGTGTCGTCGGCGCGGGCGGTATCGGTCGGTACATCCGCCTGCGACAGGACCTGTTCAAGTACCAGAAGGCCGCGGCGGGCATCATCATGGTGTTCGTCATCGTCATCTCGGTCGAACTGCTCTCGTCGCGCATCCGCGCGCGACTCCGCCCGGACGAACACGAGAGCAAGTCGCTCTTGGACGCCATCAAGGACCTCACCGACGGCAGTAAGTGGCTCGGTACCGGTAGCAACCGCTGA
- a CDS encoding DUF7537 family lipoprotein, whose amino-acid sequence MRRSIVLAVGLLVLLSGCNAVPGGDAGPTTQATTNDGTTDDPTEETADDRSGTGTDTTGDDSTGTGGNADAALPPGLSTDGVADAAALAAAHERLLEGQTYTYDREVSLVAANGTDLGRWSQHTQVGADRLRFNHTQTGEGVSVAGITIEDSRVYTNGSVTYTNASAYRDGYSVASGRGFAATTFSSEQLLADALNASKTSVAAVAPPDDAGGVSADGQWYRVRADAENRTFTYRTLNDTSVEVRASNVTATALVAPSGFVRNLTYEYDFERGTVSGRRTMTVGYSGVGETTVEVPAWVAEAKAVHANRTSDTTEQALADELAPGLNESGVTDAWTLAEAHADALRNRSYTVVSNLTASGLGDDREATADATTKVTRDPTRLVRRSNVSGDARSIGLFGQDVDIWATENGTWYAVERANGTNYRRVAEVVRPVHGSRTDRDSLFVLFSALDTELAGTETANGTTLYRVNATGVRNSETLASQLNADSVRNVSLTALVDERGVVHEYRVAYTATHGNRTTRIERAVRFTALGGTSVERPAWVAEETNATAA is encoded by the coding sequence ATGCGCCGCTCGATAGTCCTCGCGGTCGGTCTCCTTGTCCTCCTCTCGGGGTGTAACGCCGTCCCCGGCGGCGACGCGGGGCCGACGACGCAGGCCACGACGAACGACGGGACGACGGACGACCCGACGGAGGAAACCGCCGACGACCGGTCCGGTACCGGAACCGACACGACCGGAGACGATTCGACCGGGACCGGAGGGAACGCCGACGCCGCACTCCCGCCCGGCCTCTCGACTGACGGGGTGGCCGACGCCGCCGCGCTCGCGGCCGCCCACGAGCGACTGCTCGAAGGCCAGACCTACACCTACGACCGCGAGGTCAGCCTCGTCGCCGCGAACGGCACCGACCTCGGCCGCTGGAGCCAGCACACGCAGGTCGGGGCCGACCGACTGCGGTTCAACCACACCCAGACCGGCGAGGGCGTCAGCGTCGCGGGCATCACCATCGAGGACAGTCGCGTCTACACGAACGGGTCGGTCACGTACACGAACGCCAGCGCCTACCGCGACGGCTACAGCGTGGCGTCCGGTAGAGGGTTCGCCGCGACCACGTTCAGCAGCGAGCAGTTGCTCGCCGACGCGCTGAACGCCTCGAAAACGAGCGTCGCGGCGGTCGCTCCGCCCGACGACGCCGGGGGCGTCTCCGCCGACGGGCAGTGGTACCGCGTCCGGGCGGACGCCGAGAACCGGACGTTCACCTACCGGACGCTGAACGATACGAGCGTCGAGGTCCGCGCGAGCAACGTCACCGCCACCGCGCTTGTCGCACCCTCCGGGTTCGTCCGGAACCTGACCTACGAGTACGACTTCGAGCGCGGGACCGTCTCGGGTCGCCGGACGATGACGGTTGGGTACTCCGGGGTCGGCGAGACGACCGTCGAGGTCCCTGCGTGGGTCGCCGAGGCGAAGGCGGTCCACGCCAACCGGACGAGCGACACCACCGAGCAGGCGCTCGCGGACGAACTCGCGCCCGGTCTGAACGAGTCGGGCGTAACCGACGCGTGGACACTCGCCGAAGCCCACGCCGACGCGCTCCGGAACCGGTCGTACACCGTCGTCTCGAACTTGACCGCCAGCGGCCTCGGTGACGACCGCGAGGCGACCGCCGACGCGACGACGAAAGTCACTCGCGACCCCACGCGACTCGTCCGCCGGTCGAACGTCAGCGGCGACGCCCGGTCCATCGGGCTGTTCGGGCAAGACGTGGACATCTGGGCCACCGAGAACGGGACGTGGTACGCCGTCGAGCGCGCGAACGGGACCAACTACCGGAGGGTCGCCGAGGTGGTCCGGCCCGTCCACGGCTCGCGGACCGACCGCGACAGCCTGTTCGTCCTGTTCAGCGCACTGGACACCGAACTCGCTGGTACCGAGACGGCGAACGGCACGACGCTCTATCGCGTGAACGCGACGGGCGTTCGCAACTCCGAGACACTGGCGAGCCAACTCAACGCCGACTCGGTGCGGAACGTCTCGCTGACCGCGCTGGTGGACGAGCGCGGAGTGGTCCACGAGTACCGAGTCGCGTACACGGCCACGCACGGCAACCGGACGACGCGAATCGAACGGGCCGTCCGGTTCACCGCGCTCGGCGGGACCTCCGTCGAGCGCCCGGCGTGGGTCGCCGAGGAGACCAACGCGACGGCGGCGTAG
- a CDS encoding HPP family protein, translated as MREEVAESIRESATAGALLVVVAALAVLTGRSFLFPSLGPSAFLLATRPAAPASSPRRVAGGHAVGILAGLAAYHGIASGPLLAASAPALTAPAPTLVAPPPALTASSVALAASGVVSVVLTTAGMVVADLRHAPACATTLIVSLGLLSSLADALLVGVAICVLLATHRALVSARVAPAPTVVEEPN; from the coding sequence ATGCGCGAGGAGGTCGCCGAGTCGATACGCGAGAGCGCGACGGCGGGTGCGCTGTTAGTCGTCGTCGCGGCGCTCGCGGTGCTGACCGGTCGGAGTTTCCTGTTTCCGAGCCTCGGGCCTTCGGCGTTCCTGCTGGCGACTCGGCCCGCAGCCCCCGCGAGCAGTCCGCGACGAGTCGCTGGCGGCCACGCGGTCGGGATTCTGGCGGGGTTGGCGGCCTACCACGGTATCGCGTCGGGTCCGCTACTCGCCGCGTCAGCACCGGCGCTCACTGCGCCAGCACCGACGCTGGTCGCGCCGCCGCCCGCGCTCACCGCGTCCAGCGTCGCGCTCGCGGCCAGCGGCGTCGTCTCGGTCGTGCTGACGACCGCGGGGATGGTCGTGGCCGACCTCCGCCACGCCCCCGCCTGCGCGACGACGCTCATCGTCTCGCTCGGCTTGCTGTCGTCGCTCGCCGACGCCCTCCTCGTCGGCGTCGCCATCTGCGTCCTGTTGGCGACCCACCGCGCGCTGGTGAGCGCGAGGGTCGCGCCCGCGCCGACCGTCGTCGAGGAGCCGAACTGA
- a CDS encoding DUF7344 domain-containing protein: MRDDLAEGNETPASPTPSPREPSFEAPPLSQDNIFDALASKRSRYVLVALREADDSLDLRELVDTVAAWETNKPIDLVSEEHCNRVFTSLRHSQLPKLSMMGLVEYDEEDGVVERGPYAEQADAYLDIAASRDENVEL, encoded by the coding sequence ATGAGAGACGACCTAGCCGAGGGTAACGAAACTCCCGCGTCGCCGACACCCTCCCCGCGCGAGCCGAGCTTCGAGGCACCGCCGCTCTCGCAGGACAACATCTTCGACGCGTTGGCCTCCAAGCGGAGCCGGTACGTCCTCGTCGCGCTCCGGGAAGCCGACGACTCCCTCGACCTGCGCGAACTGGTCGATACGGTCGCCGCGTGGGAGACGAACAAGCCCATCGACCTCGTCTCCGAGGAGCACTGCAATCGGGTGTTCACCTCGCTTCGCCACTCCCAACTACCGAAGCTATCGATGATGGGACTGGTCGAGTACGACGAGGAGGACGGCGTGGTCGAGCGCGGCCCCTACGCCGAGCAGGCCGACGCCTACCTCGACATCGCGGCGAGTCGGGACGAGAACGTCGAACTCTGA
- a CDS encoding acyl-CoA dehydrogenase family protein — translation MLDYVSLEDDLTEEEQMIRDTARQFVEENVKPDIGDHFEEGTFPTELIPEMGELGFYAPNLEGYGSPNVSETAYGLLMQELEACDSGLRSMASVQGALVMYPIHAFGSDEQKDEWLPDLGMGEAVGCFGLTEPQHGSNPSGMETRAEAADGGYVLNGSKTWITNSPIADVAVVWARDKTSDGNPVRGFLVETERDGVTTNKITEKLSLRASITGEIGLNDAFVPEENVLPGVSGMKGPLSCLTQARFGIAWGAVGAARDCFETARDYATERDQFGGPIARFQMQQQKLAEMATQITTSQLLAHRLAELKERGDLRPQHVSMAKRNNVRMARDQSRVAREILGGNGITTDYSPMRHMANMETVYTYEGTHDIHTLILGEDLTGIAAYE, via the coding sequence ATGCTCGATTACGTCTCGCTAGAAGACGACCTCACCGAAGAAGAGCAGATGATTCGGGACACCGCCCGTCAGTTCGTCGAGGAGAACGTGAAACCCGACATCGGCGACCACTTCGAGGAGGGCACCTTCCCCACCGAACTCATCCCCGAGATGGGCGAACTCGGCTTCTACGCCCCGAACTTGGAGGGCTACGGCTCGCCGAACGTCAGCGAGACGGCCTACGGACTCCTCATGCAGGAACTGGAGGCCTGCGACTCGGGCCTGCGCTCGATGGCCAGCGTGCAGGGCGCGCTCGTGATGTACCCCATCCACGCCTTCGGGTCCGACGAGCAGAAAGACGAGTGGCTCCCCGACCTCGGCATGGGCGAGGCGGTCGGCTGTTTCGGCCTGACCGAACCCCAGCACGGCTCGAACCCCTCCGGAATGGAGACCCGCGCGGAAGCCGCCGACGGCGGCTACGTCCTCAACGGCTCGAAGACGTGGATTACGAACTCGCCCATCGCCGACGTGGCGGTCGTCTGGGCGCGGGACAAGACCAGCGACGGCAACCCCGTCCGCGGATTCCTCGTGGAGACCGAGCGCGACGGCGTGACGACCAACAAGATTACCGAGAAGCTCTCGCTGCGCGCGTCCATCACGGGCGAAATCGGGCTGAACGACGCGTTCGTCCCCGAGGAGAACGTCCTGCCCGGCGTCTCGGGCATGAAGGGACCGCTGTCGTGTCTCACGCAGGCGCGGTTCGGCATCGCGTGGGGCGCGGTCGGCGCGGCCCGCGACTGCTTCGAGACGGCCCGCGACTACGCCACCGAGCGCGACCAGTTCGGCGGCCCCATCGCGCGCTTCCAGATGCAACAGCAGAAGCTCGCGGAGATGGCGACCCAGATTACGACGAGTCAACTCCTCGCGCACCGCCTCGCGGAGTTGAAGGAGCGCGGCGACCTTCGCCCCCAGCACGTCTCGATGGCCAAGCGCAACAACGTCCGGATGGCCCGCGACCAGTCGCGGGTGGCTCGGGAGATACTGGGCGGCAACGGTATCACGACCGACTACTCGCCGATGCGCCACATGGCGAACATGGAGACGGTCTACACCTACGAGGGCACCCACGACATCCACACCCTGATTCTGGGAGAGGATTTGACGGGGATTGCCGCCTACGAGTGA
- a CDS encoding DUF367 family protein, with product MNLHVRYEGDDDPKKCTARKLARFDLAELHRSASATPYGIVLNPHAEQALSPADRAETDRLVALDCSWETAEQALFEMPGVHRALPFLVAANPVSYGKPFRLNTVEAFAAALTILGEREEAERILSKFTWGETFLELNAEPLRRYADCEDSTEVVAVQQEYLDAGEARADAESN from the coding sequence GTGAACCTTCACGTCCGCTACGAGGGCGACGACGACCCGAAGAAGTGTACAGCGCGGAAGCTCGCGCGCTTCGACCTCGCCGAGCTTCACCGGAGCGCGTCGGCGACGCCCTACGGCATCGTGCTGAATCCCCACGCCGAGCAGGCACTGTCCCCGGCCGACCGCGCCGAGACCGACCGACTTGTCGCGCTCGACTGCTCGTGGGAGACCGCCGAGCAGGCGCTGTTCGAGATGCCCGGCGTCCACCGCGCGCTCCCGTTCCTCGTGGCGGCCAACCCCGTCAGTTACGGCAAGCCCTTCCGACTGAACACCGTCGAGGCGTTCGCCGCCGCGCTCACGATTCTGGGCGAGCGCGAGGAGGCCGAACGAATCCTGAGCAAGTTCACGTGGGGCGAGACGTTCCTCGAACTCAACGCCGAACCCCTCCGCCGGTACGCCGACTGCGAGGACTCGACCGAAGTGGTCGCGGTCCAACAGGAGTACCTCGACGCCGGAGAGGCGCGAGCGGACGCCGAATCGAACTGA